Below is a window of Gossypium hirsutum isolate 1008001.06 chromosome A12, Gossypium_hirsutum_v2.1, whole genome shotgun sequence DNA.
AAGATTGAGATGTAGCATAAGATTAGGGCAACAAGTGCACTGGACTTTATTCTTGGTTCAGAAGTAAAGCAAACACTGCCCACAAAATATCACTCTTCAACAACATTCACCAGCTCATACTCTATCAGTGACAGATTGTTATCTTCCTTCACATTGAAACTGGCAGGTTCATCAACTTCAACACGACCCCACTTGTCCACTGCAAGCCTCATTGATCCTTTAAACATGTCTATTTTCGCGTTGCGGAGTGTTACAGTGGCACCCTCTTTCATTAAGTCCACTACAAAATAAAGATTGTCTTAGCTCTAAGAAACACTGTAATCTTCCAACAAAAAAGCATGTATTATTGTCTTCACCATCAAACAACTCCAAGTAATGAAAACATAATCTTGAAATGATCAAGTAAACATATTCATAATCAATAATCTCATAAGATCTCATATAAAAGAGATATCAATGCTCATATTGGTGAATTTGGTTACATGTGTAAAGTTTTCTTTAATAGTCTGGTCCGTGAACTCCACTACTTGCATTCTTTGTAATGAGTGTATGGAATTGTTGTTCTTTCGTGTAGTTATGGCAGAGCATTTTACATACTAATACAGCAAGGACATGATAGCTGGTCAACTGAGCTTAATTGAGTGATCAACAATTTCAAAGGGAAAAGACCTTAGTCAATCTTATTACACTTGCATGGACAGCACAGAATGCAATCCTAGACGACACTCAGGACAACCAAACTCTCAAGGAACTAGAGACTAGCAGCTACtcgagcttttttttttttaccatacCTCTTAAATGTATTATTAATCAGTTCATAATGTTCTATTCGAACTATCTGTAGTTCTTCTGTTATATTCCCTAATGATATAAGGGTTCAATTCAGCCAAATTACTAAATTAGTCTTTTAAAGGCCATGACTAGCATTTATTTCATTCTTGCGATTCAAATGAACAACTAGCATTCATTTTATTCCAATTCATGTTTAGCAACAGAAAGCCGAGATCAAACATACAGTAATCAAATAATCATTATGCATAGAAAACCTTCTGTtgttaaaattcataaaatcgGAAGATGCACAATGTTTAAAAGTGTGTGAATTTACATCAGTCATGACATCTGAACACTCAATTTACCAATACGCTAATAGTTTGTAATCATAAGAGCCACAACTAGCATTTATTTCACTCGGCAACACTATCAGCAACCTAAAGATAGACCAGACCTTTCAAGATAAACCGTGTTAAAGGAATCTTGCCAACCACAAATGCTATCACTACTAAAACGAAAAATACTATCACGTCATAGGAAACCAATATTGCAGTAATTGTCTAAAAGAATAAGAGACCTAAATATAAAATGCCGGAAAGataaaacaataaaacataaaactaACCAAATGCAGTAAGAAGCATGACAAGTAAAACCTCTAGCTATAACAAAAGTAAAACTATTGCCCAATTAAAACCTCCATCCGGagaaaaatatgaagaacataCCTTGTTCATTTCTAGCGGTAAAGATAATCATTCCTGTCTCGTCTCCTACCAGGCATTCCGCAATTCGCATTTGACGAACTTGAGGACCATCAGCACGACCCTTCTGCAATACCATCTTTGTGCTGACAACCTTGACAGTAAGAGTGTGACCACTAGTGCCAGGGCGAAGTTGGTCCACCTTGGTGAAAACAGGTTTCCTCAATGACTTCGATTCTGCCATTTCAATAACTTCTGCAAGAACGCCGAGAGAAATAGATGGtgaaaactaaaagaaaaccAGCGTTGACCAAAAAAATAAACCACATAGAACTAGCGTCTTAACCATGGGACAAATTACAGCAGATTATTCCACATTTAAAATGTTTTCGAATCTAAATAAAGCTAAAtcgtttttttgaaaaaaaaaacctgcgATATTCCAATTGATGTCAAAACAAAATTAATGATGAAAACAGCCAGATTTAACATCCAAAGGCAATACTTCGATCATtgtaacttgaaattctatccaACAAGAAAGCATAACTCTAATCATAATCAATAACTTCAGATAGAACAGTAAAATCCCAGACTTTCCCCGGAATAATTACATTTTGGTAGGAAAACAGGCATACGAGAGAATAAGTTGAATCAAATCTAAGGAATCAGAGTCCGATTATCCTGGTTCCTGATCATCTAACAGAATGGTGACGAACGATACTAAAATTTTAAGATGAAATACAAACGAGAAAGAAGTGCAAactgaaaagatgataaatttaaagattaacaggaaaaaaaacagaagaaaggtttgaatgttaCCTGGGGAGATCTGGAGAGCGAAGTGGAATCGAGGatttgagagagagagagttaaaaaaataaaagaagatttGTTTGAGAAGAAACACTCCACTTCAAGTCGGCTGAATCTAAGAGGTTTTAGCCGTAGATTTCCGATTGTATTTGTGTATACCTAAATTACCTATTCCTATTCTCTAACGGTGTCGTTTCACTTTTTGGCTTTCCTTCTTTTATGGGTCTCTACTTTGGATTGAAGTTTTGATTAGAGCCTTAGACTCGTGTGGCTCGAGTACTTGAGGCGAGGGAGGAGGGAGATTTGATTCCGTtggattgaatttttaaattttttaatcgtTCATCCTAATTTTATTcgtttttttcttatttcttaaagttattttgataaaattaattttattttatcgattttgaaaattatttcataaaatttcaaaaaaaatcataaatatttctaacaaACAATAATTTTTCAACAACTTTTAAATTATCTTCACTATTTtaactataaaatatttatttttatatcataaaaattaaaattaattatatattaaataaaaaatacaatttagtTTGATTTTGAGTAATCGCAATTTTTGAACTTATATCCCATAAATCGTTCAAATATCTTGGTTAAGATCGATTTTCTTGCTCAGACTTAAGGGTGAATttatcaaaagtttttttttataatttctattagccttttttttaatttgaattattttgatttgagTAATTTTGGATTTAAAACATTTTagatgtatgttttttttttgagtttagggtactaaataaaataaaataatttttttaacaatttaatcaatttacataaaaagtatataaattaaatactcaatattataaaaataaatgtaaaaaattgagttattcttttaatttaaaaataaatatgtttttaatggaactttaattaagctaaaattattattattttaagagaACATAAATTTAAGtacattaaataattattatcttttaatttaaagATTTAGAAGCCATTAAATAGTATATcaaaaaatgaatattttcttATTCGAATATAACTCAATAATTTGTTGAATTTGAGGCTTCTTAGCATTacaatatcaaattcaaatatgtaAATTGATGAAGAAATTAAGGTAAACTAAATTATGTCAGGTTACGTGAGTGGAACAATTATgtgataaatatatttattaaattttatataagaagtgaataaagttttaattgaaaTCGTATGTTATACTCAAATTTTACATAAGTTTTTTTATTgactttataaatatatatatatatgtaagcttaatatattatttgatattcaAGTTTCACACTTATTTTTAATgtggtttttatattattttttggtcTAATATGGTACTCatatttaataaaagttatacattttggtaccCCAAAGGTAATTACgctaattttttagtgtttaattcgagttttcagggttgatttgatgaaagttaattgccaatataattaagtttgaattttttataattttattaatagaataaatttagtgttagttgtaaatttatttaattttatattaaatttgtcaAATATAATAAGATGATTGCGATTTAATTCAggttttagggttgatttgattgaaagttaattgctaatattattagttaattataaattttcatcaaattaccTCTAAAACCTAAATTAAACACCAAGAAGTTAATCATGTTACCTTCAATTACCAAAATACATACCTTTTGCCAAATACAAGTACCACATTAGGCCAAAAAATAACACAGATACCACATTAGAAAAAAATGTCATactcaagtaccaaattatgtattaactcaaaaatataaaaagacaaaaaatattctaataataataatataacttacttTGTATATTTTTAGTCAATTCTCAACTAAGTTGATGTAAAATTAACTTGTGacactaactcaaaaaaaaacttaaacattGTATAGATTagggaaaaaactaaaataagtGTTTTAGGTATATCACACgcattattttatttagatttaattcacaatttggcTCCAAAGTACTCATTTTCTCATTTTGGATGCCTAAATTCATTTTAAGccaatttaatacttaaaataCACTCACTTCCCTATTTGGCACTTAAAATATTATTCCATTATATATTTTGGTCCAATTTTTTAACATCATTTAAAAAACATAAGTGACCAATACAAACATGAGgcgtttttaattaaaaataaatatatatttatcatatatatatatcaactttaaaaattataaaaatatataaaaaaattcaaaatatatgtaaataaaaaattataaaaaataaaatttataataataactcattaatttcataaataattaaatatttgcaaCCTAAAAAATCTAACAAAATTTCTAGGTATTCTTCATCATGTTCTTCAAAGTGAGAAAAGAGAAGAATTAGGAACTTTTATATATTTGTCTactataatgtaaaaaaaaatccaaaattgtTTACAATTTCCTTAAAGTACAtttacttttaattaaattaatattaaggtttttttttttaagcttcaaatcaaaactaaaccaaaaaatttctagattttGGCATCAATCTGCCACCACCGGCCGCATGCTCTACTACTGcagtatttaatttattatataaaaactattttaaaagatgtaattttataataaaaaatatttttattacagtATTTAAGGGATGcggtatatttttattacaaagAAAAGTTTGCCAGGAGAGGATGgtgaaaagaaagtaaaagattTCTAAAACTATTTTAGGATTTGATGCCTTGTTTAGGCTTCAtacattttcttttatattaaaatttctaaactctatttaatttttctttaatcccGCACAGTTTTTCTGATAAGGATCTTGTCTTGTCCTCAACATAGTCGCTTCCACGTTTTTTTGTCTTgtcacattattattttaatggttACTTTCACATTGCAATCTTTTCTGTTTTCATCTGGATGCCTTTTTCTTCAAGTTATCTTCTCTTGTCCACTAGTGTTTCTTGGACATTATTTCTCCACGTGGCTTACATGTTTTGGCTTATCCTTCTTGAATATTATCTAGATTCATTATCTTTATTTTGTCTAGATGTAATGAATTTGGTGACAGTCTTGGTGAGTTCCAAAGCTCCCACATGTTTCTGATTTCCTCTATTATTTGTGATGGAAAATCATCGATCTCCATATCAGCTTATCTTTTTTAATAGTTGTATGGGTTCTTCATCTCTATCGTTCTGGATGATTCCAGTTTCGTCTGCCACTATTCTTCTTCCATCAGTCAAAAGTCTATAACTCTTATATCGAAGGACATGTTGAGCTGTTGTCATTAAATCAATCCCTACTTGGGTCTGATAGtaactaaaattattataacACTTGTCAATGTTTTTTGTCAAGTGTTCTTTATCTTCTTTAACAACTGATAACTTGAGACTTCCAATCATTATTTGACAAGTGTTCTTTATCTTACTTAACAGCTGATAACTTGGGACTTCCAATCGATAACTTGGGACTTCCAATCATTATTTGACAAGTGTTCTTTATCTTCTTTGACAGCTGATAACTTGGGGCTTCCAATCATTCTTTGAACAATCTAAATTTGATATGgctgataaaatttttctttttcagcaatACCATTTAGACTACttatttcaatataaaaataatagaaaaaatcatCTTGAATTACTTTTTGTGATAGAAATATTATCTAATATAATTAAATCAGGTTCTTATTAACAAAAATATAGAACAAGAAATAGATTTAAGTCCTTTATATTATGgaaatagtaatataatattaaCTTTATCTGAGAAAGAAGACACTTCTTCAGAAGAATCATCTTCTACTAATAAAAGAAGTAAGAAtcctaaaaaacaaaaaagaaaatatactcGCCAACAAAAATATGATTTCCAATCTTATAAATAACTTATAGgacatttgaaatttaaatttactaaaagtacagataaaaatgaaagagtggaatatttaaaattaatagaacaactttatgaaaaacataaagacttatttactttatttaattatcattatatgttaaactatGACACTACAAACAGTAGTAGTTCTAGTAATTTTGAAAACCTAGAAGACTTAAAGGTTACAAAATCTGATGAAAAAAACACTTCAACGGATGAGGAAGAAAATATAGAAATTCCAGAACCAATGGATACTGAAAATACAGATTCTTAtggaaagagaaaaataaagtcAGATATTCAAAACGATGATTATCTGTGATCTTTTAATAAAgattttgaaaatgttgaaagcacaactagaatttttggtaattaAACCGAAAATATAGCTACTAATGAAATTAAAACTGAATATCAAGGAGAGTCATTTAGTCAACCTAAATCACATAGGattgatgatttaaataaaagaaatgtggcCCAAGGTGGCATATATTTAGACTTGACTAATATTTCAATATTAGAATATGAAAAAACTATAGATGATTGGGCACAGTCAATGTACTATTGTTGTAAACAACAACAATACTTggtcaaaagaaaattttttaaattattttgtcgGAACATTCTAAGGggatgttttacaatttttaagacGATGGGAGGAATCTGAAAATGGAAAACAACAAAAAGGTCAGTTAATTAATCAGGTAGGAACTTCTAAAGATCTTTTAAAAGgactaatttttattaaaattccaagaagaatataaaaatcattgatataatattataataaaaaatagaacaaATTCAATCCTGTAGAAAAATGGGAACCAATGAAAAACCCAATTAGAGCCATAAGAATAGATGATAATGAAACCATAATTCAATTTAAGGCTGGAAATATaccaatttacataaataatgtcaaatttgttattcctaaaatattatgttttcctGAAATGCATGGTGACATATTATCAAGAACAGATTAAACAACTAGAAACAgatcattggttgtttaaaatattagaaaataattttagcgaagaaccattaaaattatggtaaaatagttctagatattgtgaaattaaattggaaaatcCCAATAAAACTATTAGAGTAAAACCTATGatctatactaaacaagatatagatgaatttgatatacaaatCAAAGAATTATTAGAAAAATGATTAATAGTCCACAACTAATAGTCCACATTGTAGTCATGCTTTTATAGTAAGAAACCAtgctgaaataaaaagagaaaaagctaggatgataattaattataaaagattaaatcaaaatattatttttaatggatATTTTATTCCAAGTAAGGATGTTTAATT
It encodes the following:
- the LOC107946222 gene encoding uncharacterized protein At4g28440 yields the protein MAESKSLRKPVFTKVDQLRPGTSGHTLTVKVVSTKMVLQKGRADGPQVRQMRIAECLVGDETGMIIFTARNEQVDLMKEGATVTLRNAKIDMFKGSMRLAVDKWGRVEVDEPASFNVKEDNNLSLIEYELVNVVEE